The Pedobacter roseus genome contains a region encoding:
- a CDS encoding fumarate reductase/succinate dehydrogenase flavoprotein subunit, with the protein MSDINSNIPEGELTSKWTKYKSSVPLVNPSNKRTIEVIIVGSGLAGASAAATLAEMGYKVKCFCFQDSPRRAHSIAAQGGINAAKNYQNDGDSVYRLFYDTIKGGDYRAREANVHRLAEVSANIIDQCVAQGVPLAREYGGLLDNRSFGGTQVQRTFYAAGQTGQQLLLGAYSALERQIGMGKVEMYTRHEMLEVVKIDGKARGIIARNLITGEIERHFGHAVVLGTGGYGNVFYLSTNAMGSNVTAAWKAHKQGAYFANPCYTQIHPTCIPVSGDHQSKLTLMSESLRNDGRIWVPKKKDDNRKASEIPEDERDYYLERRYPAFGNLVPRDVASRAAKERCDAGYGVGASKLAVYLDFKANTERYGKIEASKSGNHNPDKETCMRLGTEVIKAKYGNLFDMYAQITGENPYETPMRIYPAVHYTMGGLWVDYNLMTSVPGLYCTGEANFSDHGANRLGASALMQGLADGYFVLPYTIGAYLSKEISVKAIPTDHPAFVEAEQRAVGILNTLINIKGTKSVDHFHKRLGHIMWEKCGMARNEKGLKEAIEEIRALRHEFWSDVRVPGTADELNTELEKAGRVADFIELGELMCIDALNRNESCGGHFREEYQTEEGEALRDDVNYAYVAAWEFKEGVNFELHKEELKFENIKVAQRSYK; encoded by the coding sequence ATGTCAGATATTAATTCAAATATTCCAGAAGGCGAATTAACCAGCAAATGGACAAAATATAAGTCTTCTGTGCCTTTGGTAAACCCATCGAACAAAAGAACTATTGAGGTAATCATTGTAGGTTCAGGTTTAGCAGGTGCTTCAGCAGCCGCTACTTTAGCCGAAATGGGCTACAAAGTTAAATGTTTCTGTTTTCAGGATTCACCACGTCGTGCGCACTCAATTGCTGCTCAGGGTGGTATCAATGCCGCTAAAAACTATCAAAATGATGGTGATAGCGTTTACCGTTTATTCTACGATACCATTAAAGGTGGCGATTATAGGGCACGCGAAGCTAACGTACACCGTTTAGCAGAGGTAAGTGCAAACATTATAGATCAGTGTGTGGCGCAGGGTGTGCCTTTGGCGCGTGAGTATGGCGGCTTGTTGGATAACCGTTCATTCGGCGGTACACAGGTTCAGCGTACTTTCTATGCTGCAGGTCAAACCGGTCAGCAATTATTATTAGGTGCATACTCTGCTTTAGAACGCCAGATTGGTATGGGTAAAGTAGAAATGTATACCCGTCACGAAATGTTGGAAGTTGTTAAAATCGACGGCAAAGCACGTGGTATTATTGCCCGTAACTTAATTACAGGAGAAATCGAGCGTCACTTCGGTCATGCAGTGGTATTGGGAACAGGTGGTTACGGAAACGTATTCTATCTTTCTACCAACGCGATGGGAAGTAATGTTACAGCAGCCTGGAAAGCGCACAAACAAGGTGCCTATTTTGCAAACCCTTGTTACACGCAGATTCACCCAACCTGTATCCCGGTTTCTGGCGATCACCAATCTAAATTAACCCTGATGTCTGAATCGTTACGTAACGATGGACGTATCTGGGTTCCAAAAAAGAAAGATGATAACCGTAAAGCTTCAGAAATTCCTGAAGATGAAAGAGATTATTATTTAGAGCGTCGTTATCCTGCTTTTGGTAACCTGGTTCCACGTGATGTGGCTTCCCGTGCCGCTAAAGAGCGTTGCGATGCCGGTTATGGTGTAGGTGCTTCTAAATTAGCAGTATACTTAGATTTTAAAGCCAATACGGAGCGTTACGGTAAAATCGAAGCTTCAAAGTCGGGTAATCACAATCCTGATAAGGAAACCTGTATGCGCTTAGGTACTGAGGTAATTAAAGCAAAATATGGTAACCTCTTCGATATGTATGCGCAGATCACCGGAGAAAATCCTTACGAAACGCCAATGCGTATTTACCCTGCAGTTCACTATACCATGGGTGGTTTATGGGTTGATTATAACCTTATGACATCTGTACCTGGTTTATATTGTACTGGTGAAGCTAACTTCTCCGATCATGGTGCTAACCGTTTAGGTGCATCTGCTTTGATGCAAGGTTTAGCTGATGGTTATTTCGTTCTTCCTTATACTATTGGTGCTTATTTATCAAAAGAGATTTCTGTAAAAGCAATCCCGACTGATCACCCTGCGTTTGTGGAGGCTGAACAAAGAGCCGTAGGTATTTTAAATACTCTAATCAACATCAAAGGAACCAAATCGGTAGATCATTTCCATAAACGTTTAGGCCACATCATGTGGGAGAAATGTGGAATGGCACGTAACGAAAAAGGCTTAAAAGAAGCGATTGAAGAAATAAGGGCTTTACGTCATGAATTCTGGAGTGATGTTCGTGTACCGGGAACCGCCGATGAGTTGAACACTGAACTGGAAAAAGCTGGCCGTGTAGCCGATTTTATCGAACTTGGCGAGTTGATGTGTATTGATGCTTTAAACCGTAACGAAAGCTGCGGTGGTCACTTCCGTGAAGAGTATCAGACCGAAGAGGGTGAGGCTTTACGTGATGATGTAAATTACGCATACGTAGCCGCCTGGGAATTTAAAGAAGGTGTAAACTTTGAGCTTCATAAAGAAGAATTGAAGTTTGAAAATATTAAAGTAGCACAAAGAAGTTATAAATAA
- a CDS encoding succinate dehydrogenase/fumarate reductase iron-sulfur subunit: MSTGNMNLTLKVWRQKNNKTKGALVDYKLADISPDMSFLEMFDVLNEQLINKGDEPVVFDHDCREGICGMCSMFINGRPHGPKDLVTTCQLHMRSFKDGDTIVVEPWRAAAFPVVKDLTVDRSAFDRVIAAGGFISVNTGNAQDANNLPIPKMQADAAFEAAACIGCGACVATCKNASAMLFVSAKISQLALLPQGQPERYRRVQSMVAQMDAEGFGNCTNTGACEAECPKGISLENIARMNRDFASAKFVSEETV, translated from the coding sequence ATGAGTACAGGAAATATGAACTTAACGCTAAAAGTTTGGCGTCAAAAAAATAACAAAACCAAAGGTGCTTTGGTAGATTATAAATTGGCCGATATTTCACCGGATATGTCTTTCTTAGAGATGTTCGATGTATTAAACGAACAATTAATCAATAAAGGCGATGAGCCGGTTGTATTTGATCACGATTGCCGCGAGGGTATCTGCGGAATGTGTTCGATGTTCATCAACGGTCGTCCGCATGGACCAAAAGATTTGGTAACTACCTGCCAGTTGCACATGCGTTCTTTCAAAGATGGCGATACCATTGTGGTTGAGCCCTGGAGAGCGGCTGCGTTTCCCGTTGTAAAAGATTTAACGGTTGATCGTTCTGCATTTGACAGGGTGATTGCCGCTGGTGGTTTTATTTCGGTAAATACTGGTAATGCCCAGGATGCAAACAATTTGCCAATTCCTAAAATGCAGGCTGACGCTGCTTTCGAAGCTGCTGCATGTATTGGTTGTGGTGCTTGTGTGGCTACCTGTAAAAATGCTTCAGCGATGCTTTTCGTATCGGCTAAGATCTCTCAATTGGCATTGTTGCCTCAAGGTCAGCCAGAGCGTTACCGTCGTGTACAGAGCATGGTAGCGCAAATGGATGCTGAAGGCTTTGGTAACTGTACCAATACAGGAGCTTGCGAAGCAGAATGTCCTAAAGGTATCTCTTTAGAGAACATTGCCCGCATGAACCGTGATTTCGCTTCGGCAAAATTCGTTTCAGAAGAAACGGTTTAA
- a CDS encoding energy transducer TonB, which produces MRKLMFLALTGIAMFFNSAKAQDNQNKIYDFTSLEKAPEYPGGISKFYAYLGREIKYPAIAKKDKTQGKVFASFVVEKNGTLTDVQITKGLSKETDDEALRVLSKSPRWNPGLIDGRPVRVKYNINVNFKMD; this is translated from the coding sequence ATGAGAAAGCTAATGTTTTTAGCCCTAACGGGCATTGCCATGTTCTTTAATTCTGCTAAAGCGCAGGATAATCAGAACAAAATTTATGATTTTACTTCACTAGAAAAGGCTCCAGAATATCCGGGGGGCATTTCAAAGTTTTATGCGTACTTAGGCCGTGAAATTAAATACCCGGCGATAGCTAAGAAAGATAAAACCCAGGGGAAAGTATTTGCTTCTTTCGTGGTAGAGAAAAACGGAACCTTAACTGATGTACAAATTACCAAGGGCTTATCCAAAGAAACCGATGATGAAGCCTTAAGGGTATTAAGCAAATCGCCAAGATGGAACCCTGGCTTAATTGATGGTAGGCCAGTGCGCGTAAAGTATAATATCAATGTTAACTTTAAGATGGACTAA
- a CDS encoding TonB-dependent receptor plug domain-containing protein — protein sequence MRTLFTFSLVIGISLACFAQKADSTKTTKITLRGLPTAGTEPLIVIDGNKQYARGASLLSEMESNIESITILKDSSAIAKYGPDGFAGVIEVKTKTKQVWNHDFKTTPKQIGDVPLTGKVTGFSVRPLSSTATGGNSNFSVTKKGIKLKNGETAPLYIIDGEEASGIETLDNESIESVEIIKNASGTTRYGVKAKNGVIIITTKKAKTTPKKN from the coding sequence GTTATAGGCATAAGTTTAGCCTGTTTTGCCCAAAAGGCCGATAGCACAAAAACGACCAAGATTACGCTTCGAGGTTTACCAACGGCAGGTACCGAACCTTTAATTGTGATTGATGGAAACAAACAATATGCTAGGGGTGCATCATTGCTATCAGAAATGGAGAGCAATATCGAATCGATAACCATATTGAAAGATAGCTCAGCAATAGCTAAATATGGACCGGATGGTTTTGCAGGTGTAATTGAAGTAAAAACAAAAACCAAGCAAGTTTGGAACCACGACTTTAAAACTACTCCAAAACAAATTGGCGATGTACCACTAACAGGTAAAGTAACCGGATTTAGCGTTCGGCCTCTAAGTTCAACAGCGACAGGTGGCAATTCTAATTTCTCTGTAACTAAAAAAGGCATCAAATTAAAAAACGGAGAAACCGCACCTTTATATATCATTGATGGCGAAGAAGCTTCAGGAATCGAAACCCTTGACAATGAAAGTATCGAGAGCGTTGAAATTATAAAAAATGCTTCGGGTACCACCAGATATGGAGTAAAGGCTAAAAATGGTGTTATTATCATCACGACCAAAAAAGCTAAAACCACCCCCAAGAAAAACTAA